The following coding sequences are from one Treponema sp. J25 window:
- the fliM gene encoding flagellar motor switch protein FliM: MTEVLSQEEIDQLLTAINAGEAEPEEFKPAADTRKIKIYDFKRPDKFSKEQIRTVSIMHETFARLTTTSLSAYLRSMVHVHVASVDQLTYEEFIRSIPTPTTLAIINMDPLKGNAILEIDPAVTFSIIDRLFGGTGEGTKVQHELTDIEQSVMEGIIVRILGNMREAWSQVIDLRPRLGQIDTNPQFAQIVPPSEMVVLVTLETKVGEVEGMMNFCIPYLTIEPIIGKLSAQYWYSSVRRGTTTENLNILKDKLSTVDITVVAEVGRIQIPVRDVLSLKVGDVIRLYNVRVGDPMTLNIGNKKKFLCRPGVVGKKMAVQIVKKLAELEQEEFEELASEGEESV, encoded by the coding sequence ATGACAGAAGTCCTTTCCCAGGAAGAAATAGATCAGCTTCTCACAGCCATCAATGCGGGAGAGGCAGAACCGGAGGAATTTAAACCCGCGGCGGATACCCGTAAAATCAAAATTTATGATTTTAAGCGGCCTGATAAATTTTCCAAAGAACAGATCCGCACCGTTTCTATCATGCACGAGACCTTTGCCCGGCTTACCACCACTTCCCTTTCAGCCTATTTGCGGAGCATGGTTCATGTGCATGTGGCCTCGGTAGATCAGCTTACCTACGAAGAATTTATCCGGTCCATTCCTACTCCTACAACGCTGGCTATCATCAACATGGACCCCCTGAAGGGGAATGCTATTTTAGAGATCGATCCGGCGGTTACCTTTTCGATTATTGATCGACTTTTTGGGGGGACCGGCGAAGGGACCAAGGTGCAGCATGAACTCACGGATATAGAACAGTCTGTTATGGAAGGGATCATCGTCCGTATTCTGGGAAACATGCGGGAAGCCTGGTCCCAGGTTATTGACCTCCGTCCCCGGCTCGGGCAGATCGACACGAATCCCCAGTTTGCCCAGATCGTGCCTCCCTCTGAAATGGTGGTGCTGGTTACCCTGGAGACGAAGGTGGGAGAGGTAGAAGGAATGATGAACTTTTGTATCCCCTACCTCACTATTGAGCCCATTATTGGAAAACTTTCGGCCCAGTACTGGTATTCCTCGGTTCGACGGGGTACCACTACCGAAAACCTGAATATCTTAAAAGATAAACTTTCCACGGTGGATATTACCGTGGTGGCGGAGGTGGGGCGGATCCAGATTCCTGTCCGGGATGTGCTCTCCTTAAAAGTGGGCGACGTAATCCGCTTGTACAATGTCCGGGTCGGCGATCCCATGACGCTTAATATTGGTAACAAGAAGAAATTCCTGTGCCGACCAGGGGTGGTAGGAAAAAAAATGGCGGTACAGATAGTAAAGAAACTTGCGGAGCTTGAACAGGAAGAATTTGAAGAGCTCGCATCAGAAGGGGAGGAAAGCGTATGA
- a CDS encoding flagellar basal body-associated FliL family protein, with the protein MADDQELNLDEGESQGGEGAPRKASGLGGLLPTILKFVAIGLGALIFIVTVSVITYRVMSGSGKPQTIVEPASPYAAKKPEYSWFTSIGQVRTRTKDPTPYSVVVTVVLGYDLNDKNAQTELTNRLYQLKDFIRNYFSSKYAEDLRPENEEKLKIEIRNFINDNILQKSRIREVLFQQLDVMEM; encoded by the coding sequence ATGGCGGATGATCAAGAATTGAATCTTGATGAAGGTGAGTCTCAGGGAGGAGAAGGGGCCCCCCGAAAAGCCTCCGGATTGGGAGGGTTGCTTCCCACGATTCTTAAATTTGTGGCCATAGGATTGGGAGCCCTCATATTCATCGTTACTGTTTCTGTAATCACGTACCGGGTTATGAGCGGTTCCGGTAAACCCCAAACCATTGTGGAGCCCGCGAGCCCCTACGCAGCAAAAAAGCCCGAATATTCCTGGTTCACCAGCATTGGTCAGGTACGAACGAGAACCAAGGACCCCACGCCCTATTCGGTGGTGGTTACGGTGGTGTTGGGTTATGATTTAAACGATAAAAATGCCCAGACCGAATTGACAAACCGGCTTTATCAATTGAAAGATTTTATCCGGAATTATTTCAGCAGTAAGTATGCGGAGGATCTTCGGCCAGAAAACGAAGAGAAACTGAAGATTGAAATTCGCAATTTCATAAATGACAATATTTTACAAAAATCCCGAATTCGGGAAGTATTATTCCAGCAACTGGATGTGATGGAAATGTAG